A single window of Zea mays cultivar B73 chromosome 10, Zm-B73-REFERENCE-NAM-5.0, whole genome shotgun sequence DNA harbors:
- the LOC100194363 gene encoding Histone-lysine N-methyltransferase ATXR3 produces MGDGGVACAVRSVESFRAGALVRRGGAGEAMPDKGERAHGHRHQHQHWKNQQSATAADLEEGELLNGEAGTNGLPERSMPPKKWRKVLAASAAAVEVEPGEIVSTKQAVPLKKERRNGDVEKVELLPERQRKEKSSGKSTRKSIKDDVEPGEIALPGKRRDAKSQLAHDNSRRPSSSAQKGSLRDSDEEPGEIKPESGISGSVRKNRPTEPHSSNHKHHTDTSDQSGSKHRRKGEGKSSSAARHLSGRIREVSPPTRDRRDKHERSPGILGRFPHDRFRHDRYDRSPSRLERSPHRTRHYDSRDRSPYISPRHRARPPQFRDNTPSRVDNSPRGRVQHEDIRDRSPFRHDRSPSERCRPTDTHEASKKSRSSNNSEKSHHKSKSAKQSSKIKSGSNGKNEEKISKEKHTESSQYTELPPPPPLPLPPPPPPPPPPPPLPPAVPPPLPPSPEPEPPGVLAEDMIEDMDICDTPPHTSAVPEPTEPICDIGRWFYLDHFGIEQGPSKLAELKKLVQDGYLLSDHLIKHADSNRWVTVENAASPLVPSDFPSLYSDTSTQLVNPPEAPGNLLDEALEEASNLASGAEDKQMEETSAEDSEEFCIDDRVEALMDGSILVHGQELEIIGELLGADFQPADWQRWSRREDFTRLNVHTEVNNEINGGTENRATDAYGLVSVEKNFHHNAESSEWFSGRWSCKGGDWRRNDELSQDTPFRKKLVLNEGYPLCQMPKGSCEDPRRPCKDELYYPVRAKKYELPLWAFSLTEEDIDSVNDTTKSGVVPGRPGQTRQPSRGVKGMMLSVVRINSRVVKDQSSVEPHTKPRGTDRPLSRSSRSHSIGAERSSVHEGSSHFRKHHDHDSQSSHKSKPVPNIPKDRVCTVDELSVYRGDWYYLDGTGHEHGPFSYSELQELVKNGTIIEQSSVFRKIDNTWFPVLKDLKPGSSVPSAARSSSFTAALMLPDQYNFGVNQGSGSFNQLHPQFVGYTRGKLHELVMKYFKSRELTLAINEVLDPWISAKQPKKEFEAYFSHNSASRNLLPEDGGSAKKAKLLPDQSDEDIHLSQDILASRKEDICFDELCDAEPSVDNDSLNPGAGNETWGLLNGHVLARIFHFMRADVKALISSAATCRSWNAAVKYYRNMCRFIDLSSVGPLCTDSVFCDIMAGYEKQNIRTLILAGCSNLSSHALGRVLEQLPQISYVDIHGCGHLGDLKNKFQHVKWIRSSLNPEESYRKIKTLKQIGDGNNYASKVARNFTNHLDGSDELDGYFADISNRENANLSFGQGFYKRSKLLDARKSSAVLSRDAEMRRLMQRQAETSYRKMEEFIINRLREIMRSNRFDFFIPKVSKIEGRLKNGYYARHGFRTIKHDIRTMCQDALRYKDGNDSGDIKQIVVSFIQLAKRLGNPRYISDRYGAGAQDSLDINQYSFDTKLKKKQNKIRGANSLAAGADNSSRAFDLEIKRSLSKLKKKDVYSGSETSDDDDGYSEVDETESETTVSDTESDLDVNSGAWDLKGNSLKLIEPGESVTDDRILGARMTKASLVPPVTRKYEVIEEYLIVADLEEVQRKMRVALPDDYSEKLLSQKNGTENLELPEVKDYQPRKVAGDEILEQEVYGIDPYTHNLLSDIMPADLELSPTDKHIFIEELLLNTLNKQVRHFTGSGNTPMTYNLRPVIEEIQRSAEDNGDRRTSKMCLGMLKTMRNRSEQNFVAYRKGLGVVCNKKGGFGVDDFVVEFFGEVYPSWRWYEKQDGIKHIQNNSEDQAPEFYNIMLERPKGDGDGYDLVFVDAMHKANYASRICHSCNPNCEAKVTAVNGKYQIGVYTLRPIAEGEEITFDYNSVTESKEEHEASVCLCGSQVCRGSYLNFSGEGAFEKVLMEFHGVLDRHSLLLQACETDSVSQQDLIDLGRAGLGTCLLAGLPGWLVAYTAHLVRFIYLERQKLPDEILRHNVDEKRQFLIEINMDSEKNDAEVQAEGVLNSRLQQIVHTLDKVRYVMRCIFGDPKNAPPPLVRLSGKSLVSAIWKGDSSIVAELIQSMEPHVEEEVLSDLKAKIRAHDPSESEDIEGGIRNSLLWLRDELRTLSCTYKCRHDAAADLIHLYAYTKCFFRVRDYKTVKSPPVHISPLDLGPKYADKLGPGFQEYCKTYPENYCLAQLIYWYSQNSEPESRLTRARKGCMSLPDVSSFYVKSAKPSQERAYGNRTVRFMLSRMEKQAQRPWPKDRIWVFKSDPRFFGSPMMDTVLNNSPLDKEMVHWLKTRPNVFLG; encoded by the exons ATGGGAGATGGGGGAGTCGCGTGCGCCGTCCGCTCAGTCGAGAGCTTCCGTGCCGGCGCCCTCGTGAGGAGAGGAGGAGCGGGAGAAGCGATGCCGGACAAGGGGGAGAGGGCCCATGGCCACCGCCACCAGCACCAGCACTGGAAGAACCAGCAGTCGGCGACAGCTGCTGACCTGGAGGAGGGGGAGCTGCTTAATGGGGAGGCCGGGACCAATGGGTTGCCCGAGAGGAGCATGCCACCTAAGAAGTGGAGGAAGGTGCTGGCAGCCTCCGCAGCTGCTGTGGAGGTGGAGCCTGGGGAGATTGTGAGTACAAAGCAAGCAGTGCCATTGAAGAAGGAAAGAAGAAACGGGGACGTTGAGAAGGTAGAGCTGCTGCCAGAGAGGCAGAGGAAGGAAAAGTCTTCTGGGAAGAGCACCAGGAAGTCTATCAAGGATGATGTGGAGCCAGGGGAGATTGCACTGCCAGGAAAAAGGCGGGATGCCAAGTCCCAACTGGCCCATGATAACAGCAGGAGGCCAAGTTCGTCTGCCCAGAAAGGCTCCTTGCGGGATTCTGATGAAGAACCTGGTGAAATTAAGCCAGAGAGCGGCATCAGTGGCAGTGTAAGGAAGAACCGGCCAACAGAGCCTCATAGCAGTAACCACAAGCACCACACTGACACCTCTGACCAGTCAGGATCAAAACATCGCAGGAAGGGAGAAGGAAAGAGTTCATCTGCTGCCAGACATTTGTCTGGGAGAATTCGTGAGGTCTCGCCACCAACACGGGATCGGCGTGATAAGCACGAGAGGAGCCCAGGCATCTTGGGCCGTTTTCCTCATGACCGTTTTCGTCATGACAGGTATGACAGGAGCCCGAGCCGCTTGGAGCGTTCCCCACATCGCACTCGCCACTATGATAGCAGAGACCGCAGTCCATATATTTCACCTCGACATAGAGCTCGTCCGCCCCAATTCAGGGATAACACACCAAGTCGTGTTGATAATTCCCCTCGTGGGAGGGTCCAGCATGAAGATATCAGAGACCGTAGCCCATTTCGTCATGACAGGTCGCCTTCTGAACGTTGTCGTCCTACTGACACGCATGAAGCAAGCAAGAAGAGCAGAAGTAGCAACAACTCAGAGAAGTCACATCACAAAAGCAAATCAGCGAAGCAATCTTCAAAAATCAAGAGTGGTAGCAATGGGAAGAATGAGGAGAAAATCTCCAAAGAAAAGCACACTGAAAGCAGTCAGTACACTGAactgccaccaccacctcctcttcctctaccaccgccaccaccaccgccgccgccaccgccacccCTGCCGCCTGCTGTACCACCTCCATTGCCTCCATCACCAGAACCTGAGCCACCTGGAGTTCTAGCCGAGGATATGATAGAAGACATGGATATCTGTGACACCCCACCTCACACTAGTGCAGTACCTGAACCCACAGAACCAATTTGTGATATAGGGAGGTGGTTTTACCTTGATCACTTCGGTATCGAGCAAGGACCTTCCAAACTTGCTGAGCTGAAGAAGCTGGTGCAAGATGGATATCTTCTTTCTGACCATCTGATAAAACATGCTGATAGCAACCGATGGGTGACTGTAGAGAATGCAGCTTCACCACTGGTGCCATCTGATTTCCCCTCTTTATATTCGGACACTTCAACACAGTTGGTCAACCCACCAGAAGCCCCAGGAAATTTGCTCGATGAAGCTCTAGAGGAGGCTTCTAACTTGGCATCAGGAGCTGAGGATAAACAAATGGAGGAAACGTCTGCAGAAGATAGTGAAGAATTCTGCATTGATGATAGGGTTGAAGCACTGATGGATGGATCAATTTTGGTGCATGGCCAGGAGCTCGAGATCATTGGAG AGCTTTTAGGTGCAGATTTTCAGCCTGCTGATTGGCAAAGATGGAGTCGTCGTGAAG ATTTTACTAGGCTCAATGTGCACACTGAAGTAAACAATGAAATCAATGGAGGCACAGAAAATAGAGCAACAGATGCTTATGGTCTTGTTTCTGTGGAGAAGAACTTTCATCATAACGCTGAGTCTAGCGAATGGTTTTCTGGTAGATGGTCTTGCAAAGGTGGTGACTGGAGGAGAAATGACGAACTAAGCCAAGATACTCCATTCAGGAAAAAACTTGTTCTCAATGAAGGGTATCCTCTGTGTCAAATGCCAAAAGGTAGCTGTGAGGATCCACGCCGGCCCTGCAAGGATGAGTTGTACTACCCTGTACGTGCTAAAAAGTATGAACTGCCATTGTGGGCATTCTCATTGACAGAAGAAGATATTGATAGTGTTAATGACACCACTAAAAGCGGTGTTGTGCCTGGGAGGCCAGGTCAGACCAGACAGCCTTCTAGGGGAGTGAAGGGCATGATGCTTTCAGTGGTTAGGATAAATTCTCGTGTTGTTAAAGATCAATCATCTGTTGAACCCCATACAAAACCCAGAGGAACTGATCGACCACTGTCGAGGTCTTCACGCTCCCATTCAATTGGAGCTGAGAGAAGTTCTGTCCATGAAGGTTCGTCTCATTTCAGGAAGCACCATGACCATGATTCACAAAGTTCGCACAAGTCCAAGCCTGTTCCAAACATTCCAAAGGACCGTGTATGCACTGTTGATGAGCTGTCAGTTTATCGGGGTGACTGGTATTACCTTGATGGCACTGGGCATGAGCATGGTCCATTTTCTTATTCTGAATTGCAAGAATTAGTTAAAAATGGCACTATCATTGAACAAAGTAGTGTGTTCCGTAAGATTGATAACACATGGTTTCCAGTTCTTAAGGATTTAAAACCTGGAAGCTCTGTTCCCAGTGCAGCACGAAGCTCAAGTTTTACTGCTGCTCTTATGCTCCCAGACCAATATAATTTTGGTGTGAACCAAGGATCAGGTAGCTTCAATCAGTTGCACCCCCAGTTTGTGGGTTATACACGTGGTAAATTACATGAACTAGTCATGAAATATTTCAAGAGCAGGGAACTTACTTTAGCTATAAATGAGGTCTTGGATCCCTGGATCTCAGCAAAGCAGCCAAAAAAAGAGTTTGAAGCATACTTCTCCCACAATTCAGCATCTAGAAATTTGCTGCCAG AAGATGGTGGGTCTGCAAAAAAGGCAAAGTTGCTACCTGATCAGAGTGATGAAGATATTCATTTGTCACAAGACATTCTTGCCAGTCGGAAGGAGGACATCTGTTTTGACGAGCTATGTGATGCAGAACCTTCTGTTGATAATGATTCTCTGAATCCCGGAGCAGGAAATGAAACCTGGGGTCTACTAAACGGCCATGTGTTAGCAAGAATCTTCCATTTTATGAGGGCAGATGTGAAAGCACTTATTTCTTCTGCAGCTACCTGTAGGAGCTGGAATGCTGCTGTGAAGTATTACAGAAACATGTGTAGATTCATTGATCTGTCTTCTGTTGGCCCTCTTTGCACTGATTCTGTGTTTTGTGATATTATG GCTGGTTATGAGAAGCAAAATATTAGGACCCTTATTTTAGCTGGTTGTTCGAATCTTAGTTCGCATGCCCTTGGCAGAGTACTTGAGCAGCTTCCACAAATATCTTATGTTGACATCCATGGTTGCGGTCATCTAGGGGATCTGAAAAATAAATTTCAGCATGTAAAATGGATCAGGAGCTCATTGAATCCAGAGGAGTCATATCGGAAAATTAAAACCTTGAAGCAGATAGGTGATGGGAACAACTACGCATCCAAAGTTGCAAGGAACTTCACCAATCATCTGGATGGTTCTGATGAGCTTGATGGGTATTTTGCTGATATTTCAAATAGAGAGAATGCTAACCTTTCATTTGGACAAGGTTTCTATAAACGATCAAAATTGCTTGATGCTAGAAAGTCCTCTGCGGTTTTGTCGAGGGATGCAGAAATGAGGCGGTTGATGCAGAGACAGGCAGAGACCAGTTACAGAAAGATGGAAGAGTTCATCATAAACAGACTGAGAGAAATTATGAGGAGCAACAGATTTGATTTTTTCATTCCAAAG GTTTCCAAGATTGAAGGTAGGCTAAAAAACGGGTATTATGCTCGCCATGGCTTTCGTACCATCAAGCATGACATCCGTACCATGTGCCAAGATGCATTGAG ATATAAAGATGGCAATGATTCGGGAGATATAAAGCAAATTGTTGTCTCCTTCATACAGCTAGCAAAGAGACTAGGGAACCCAAGGTACATTTCTGATAGATATGGAGCAGGAGCCCAGGACAGCCTGGACATTAATCAATATTCATTTGATACTAAACTCAAAAAGAAGCAAAATAAAATAAGAGGAGCAAATTCATTGGCTGCTGGAGCAGATAATTCATCTCGTGCATTTGACCTTGAAATCAAAAGAAGCCTATCTAAATTAAAGAAAAAGGATGTCTACTCTGGTAGCGAAAcatctgatgatgatgatggctacTCTGAAGTTGATGAAACTGAGAGCGAAACTACTGTTTCTGATACTGAGAGTGACCTTGATGTAAATTCTGGAGCCTGGGATTTAAAAGGAAACAGTCTAAAGTTAATTGAACCTGGGGAATCTGTGACCGATGATCGTATATTGGGTGCCCGCATGACAAAGGCCAGCCTTGTTCCTCCAGTTACTAGGAAGTATGAAGTTATCGAGGAGTACCTTATTGTAGCAGATTTGGAGGAAGTACAGCGAAAAATGAGAGTTGCTTTACCTGATGACTATTCTGAGAAGTTGCTGTCACAGAAGAATGGCACCGAAAACTTGGAACTTCCAGAGGTTAAGGATTATCAACCCCGAAAAGTAGCAGGAGATGAAATTCTTGAGCAAGAAGTATATGGCATAGATCCATACACACACAATCTACTGAGTGACATTATGCCTGCTGATCTTGAGTTGTCACCTACTGACAAGCATATCTTTATTGAGGAG TTGCTTCTGAATACATTGAATAAGCAAGTTAGGCATTTCACTGGTTCGGGAAATACCCCTATGACTTACAACCTTAGGCCTGTCATTGAAGAGATCCAAAGGTCTGCAGAGGATAATGGTGATAGACGAACTTCAAAGATGTGCTTGGGGATGCtaaagaccatgagaaatcgctcTGAACAGAACTTCGTTGCTTATAGAAAG GGTCTCGGTGTTGTTTGCAACAAAAAAGGTGGATTTGGTGTAGATGACTTTGTTGTAGAGTTCTTTGGGGAG GTTTACCCTTCTTGGAGATGGTATGAAAAGCAAGATGGTATTAAACATATACAAAACAACAGTGAAGATCAAGCTCCTGAGTTTTACAACATTATGTTAGAAAGGCCAAAG GGAGACGGAGATGGATATGACTTGGTTTTTGTTGATGCGATGCACAAGGCCAACTACGCTAGTAGAATCTGCCACTCCTGCAACCCAAACTGCGAAGCAAA AGTGACAGCAGTGAATGGTAAATACCAGATTGGAGTTTACACACTTCGACCAATTGCAGAAGGCGAGGAAATCACTTTTGATTACAATTCTGTAACTGAG AGCAAAGAAGAGCATGAAGCATCAGTCTGCCTCTGTGGAAGTCAAGTATGCCGTGGCAGCTATTTGAATTTTTCTGGTGAAGGAGCCTTTGAGAAG GTATTAATGGAATTCCATGGTGTGCTCGATAGGCATAGCCTGCTGCTACAGGCTTGTGAAACAGACTCTGTCTCTCAACAAGACTTAATTGACTTGGGTAGAGCTGGTCTTGGTACCTGTTTGCTTGCTGGTTTGCCTGGATGGCTTGTTGCTTACACAGCTCACCTG GTGCGGTTTATATACCTTGAGAGACAGAAACTCCCTGATGAGATCTTAAGGCACAATGTGGATGAGAAGCGCCAGTTCCTTATAGAAATAAACATGGATTCTGAGAAGAATGATGCTGAGGTTCAG GCAGAGGGAGTATTAAATTCAAGATTACAACAAATAGTGCATACACTTGACAAG GTGAGATATGTTATGAGATGCATATTTGGAGACCCAAAGAATGCTCCTCCTCCTCTTGTAAGGTTGTCTGGGAAAAGTCTGGTATCTGCCATCTGGAAAGGGGACAGTTCAATAGTTGCTGAACTCATTCAGTCGATGGAACCTCATGTTGAAGAAGAGGTACTTAGTGATCTGAAGGCCAAAATCCGTGCTCATGATCCGTCAGAGTCTGAAGATATTGAGGGAGGCATCCGGAATTCTCTCTTGTG GCTGCGTGATGAATTGCGAACTCTTTCATGCACTTACAAGTGCCGTCATGATGCTGCTGCAGATTTGATTCATTTGTATGCTTATACAAAGTGCTTCTTCCGAGTCCGG GATTATAAGACAGTAAAATCTCCACCAGTTCATATCAGTCCGCTTGACTTAGGCCCCAAATATGCTGATAAACTGGGACCAGGCTTTCAGGAGTACTGCAAGACATACCCAGAAAATTATTGCTTAGCCCAGCTTATCTATTGGTATAGCCAGAATTCAGAACCTGAATCTAGATTAACAAGAGCTAGAAAAGGTTGCATGTCGTTGCCAGATGTCTCATCCTTCTATGTGAAGTCTGCAAAACCATCACAAGAGCGAGCTTATGGAAACAGAACTGTGAGATTCATGTTATCGCGCATG GAAAAGCAGGCACAAAGACCATGGCCAAAGGATAGGATATGGGTGTTCAAGAGTGATCCGAGATTCTTTGGTAGTCCAATGATGGACACCGTGTTGAATAATTCCCCGCTTGACAAGGAGATGGTGCACTGGCTCAAGACTAGACCAAATGTTTTCCTAGGCTAG